The genomic DNA CAAGGCTCCCGTTGCGACAACGGCCTGGACAATGCCCCGGTCGATCAGTTCGCAAAAGATCTGTCCCTGCTTGGCGACCGTCATCGCACCCGAGAGAGTCATGACCACGGCACACTTTTCGTTTTTGGCCATCTCTTCAAGCACTTCAAACGCCTGACCGAGTTGTCGTCCAGCGAAGGCCGTGTTCGACATCGCATGCAGTAATTCGGCAAATGTGTTTGTTTTATTCAAATCAATCGGCTGCAACGGAACCAGTCCATCGCTGCGTCCATCATGTAAATGCCGATTTTGTCCGGGACAATGTGAATCCATCAATCCATAACTTTCTTGAATGCAGTAAAATCCGTATTGGAAACTTTTGAGTTCAACATCACCCAGGCGAGCCAGTTATAGGTCGGGTATTCTCACGATCATCATGCAGGATATGATCGTTAACCGCTTATTAACCAAACACACCCGAGTCATGACTGACTCTGCTCGCCTGAGTAATTCATATTAACGACTGCAAAAGGTCGCTGTCGACTTGATTCGTTCATTTGCCGTCTGCAGAAAAATTGGCATCCAATATTGATTCGACAGTCACCGTTACAGGAGTTTTTAATTCCGCAGCGACCGTGAGGGGATGAGCTTTGCGTCGTTCGAGGCGATATCCCAAATCTACAGCGGCCGGGAAAAATCTCTGTAAGTGATAGCCGACATACGCAGCCAGAGTAATTGGAACAAGTCGTTGATTTCGTTCGGCTGCTCGAATCGCTTTTCGGGCTACAATTTCAGGTGTCGTCGTAATCCACCGTGGTGGAGCCCGTTTGCCTTCGCCTTCGGGTCGCAGCATACTGTCGAACAATTCAGTCCTGACAAATCCAGGACAAACAGCTGTCACACCCAGGCCATACCGTAAATACTCAGCTCGCAGTGCATGCGAATAACCAATTAAGCCGTACTTGGTGGCATGGTAAGCCGTGCTGCGTTGAGTTGGAAACAATCCAAACATACTTGCGATGTTGACAATGTGAGAACGCCTCTGTTCGAGCAGGAGAGGAATTAATGCGTGTGTTAAATTCAGTGGAGCCACAAAATTAACTCCCACGACGCGATGCAATTGTTCGGCACTCATTTTATCGGTCTGGCCGTAGTAGCTGATGCCGGCATTATTAAAGAGCAGATCCAATCCGCCCAGTTCTTTACGAACGAGTTGAGTAACTCGTGCAGGAGTCTGTTCATTGCACATGTCTGTGCACAGCGTTTGGACTTCTACATTATGGGCACGACATAGCTGAGCGGTCTCTTCAAGCTTTTCGCCTTGCAGATCGATCAGGCACAAATGCACTTTCTTCGCCGCAAGCTGTAAGGACAATTCACGTCCAATTCCAGAGGCGGCACCTGTGACCACCGCTCGTTTTCTATGAATCTTCCACATAAGGGCGAGCAATGACTTGCGGAGGGCGATTGTAAACGTAATGGCGAGAGCAACTCACTAAACGTGATCGATGGATTGAGTTTCGAGTCGATTAGTAAAGAAACGAAAAAACATACTCATTTGTGCGCTGTTGATTATCTCTAACGAAATTCTTCACAAATGTTGCGTTGGCTTTGAATTCCGCTGATCACTGAGGATACACTGTTTAAGTTCGCATTGCATGTGTTCTGTATGACGAATTCGCCTTATTAAGCGTTCCAGCAATCCCACCATTATCTGGAGAAAGATAACATGCCCCAAAATTCTCAGTCCTCGCGACGATCCTTCCTTAAGACTTCAGCAGCTGGCGCGGCCGCCGGTATGCTCACTCAGCAACTCTTTCAGGCCAATGTTCATGCCGCAGAAGAAACCGTTCTGAAAGTCGGACTTGTCGGTTGTGGCGGTCGAGGGACTGGAGCAGCACGCGATACTCTCTCTGCAGACCCCAACTGTAAAATTGTGGCTCTGGCCGATATTTTTAAAGATAAAGCCGAAGCGGCACAGCGACAACTTAAAGCAACCGAATACGCAGACCGGGTCGATGTATCTCCCGATCGTATCTACGAAGGTTTCGACGCTTACCAGCAGCTGATCGATTCCGATGTCGACGTCGTCCTGCTGGCGACTCCTCCCGGTTTCCGACCGATTCAAGTTGAAGCCGCCATCAAAGCGGGCAAGCATGTCTTCTGTGAAAAACCTGTCGCGGTTGACCCCGTCGGTTGTCGACGCGTTTTTGAAGCGGGCAACCTGGCCAAAGAAAATGGATTGACTCTCGTCTCTGGTTTGTGCTGGCGTTACGAAGATGGCATGAAAGAAACCATCGGCCGCATTCATGATGGTGCCATCGGAGACATCCAGGCGATTTACAGTACGCGTTTCAATGCAGGTGTCGATAAGCGCCAGCCACGCACCGCAGGCATGTCGGAAATCGAGTACCAGATTCGCAACTGGTACTACTACACCTGGCTCTCAGCCGACTTCTTCGCCGAGCAGTTTGTCCATGAACTCGATAAAATTTCCTGGATGATGCAGGATGTTTATCCCGAAAAAGTACTCGCCACCGGGGGACGTGAAACTCGTATCGGCGAGGAAAACGGAAATGTGTTTGATCACATCGCAGCCTGTTTCTACTACCCGAGTGGTGTTCGTTATCACGCTGCTTCCCGTCAACAGATTGGCTGCACGAACGAATTCCAGGATTTCGTTATCGGAACAAATGGAACCGCTGATTTGATGGCCTACAAAATCAACGGCCCGAATGAATGGAAGAAACGTAAGAACGTCAACCAGATGTACCACAATGAGCATGTTGCTATGTACGATTCGATTCGTAATCAGAAAGCGCTAAACAACACCGAATATATGGTGAAGAGTTCGCTGATGGGCATCATGGCACGCATGTCCGCCTACACCGGTAAAGAAGTCACTTGGGAGCAGGCCTGGAACTCCAGCCTCGATCTGAGCCCGACCGGTTACACATTCGAGTCGACCCCAACTGACACCAAGGTGTCCGTACCAGGAGTGACACCTCTGGTCTAAACATCTAATAATGCGTTCTTATCTGAATGCACTGGGATTGCTCCGACAAAACCAGTAAAATCAAATGATGACGTAACTGTCAGCGAGCCAGGATAGAAATATCCTGGCTCGCTGAATTTGATATTGGTGGATTGAGTTTTAATAGCCATCGAAATGAACGTGGACAATTTGAGATCTGTTCGCATTGACCTACACCTGAGATCTCATAGACATCTATTTTTATAGAAGGCAGCACCATGAAAGGTCCAGGACTGAAAACCCGACTGGATGTTCGACGAGTCTGGAAATGCCCTCAAACGGGTCGCATTCTCAAGACTCCCGGCCATGTCACGCAGTTCGTTTCACCCTTCACAAAAGACCGCTGCTGGATGCAGTTCATCGAAACCGAACATCCTCCCCGGCCGATGGTTCCACTCGATGAAATGCTTTCGCACATGTATTTTTCAGCAACTGAAGAAGAGGTCGCTGCAGAAGACTCTCTCGAACAAGAAATCGTCAGTGAGAACTCAACAACCAAAGAGGATTCTCCTGGCCCTGAGAGCGAGTCCACTATGGTTGACAGTGATGCGGTCCCAGAAGAAGACCAATAAAATTCGGTATTGATTTTCCCAAAGACGGAGAGATAACTAAATTGTTATCGGCTGATTCCTGACTTCAATTTGAAAAATAATCATAACCCGAAGCGTCAGCGAGGGGACAGCGTTCAATCAATATCCGGGTTAAACTTATACTCTTATAGTATTAATGTCGTCTCACGTGTCACGTTGTTCTCCTTGGATACAAGTGGGAATCTGGGTTAACAATATCTGTGTTCATCCGCGTATATCCGTGGTTCAAATTCATTATCAATTTCGACAAGCCCGACTGAAAGAATACTCACGATGAAAGCGGCATACATCGAACAAACTGGTGATCCAGAAAACATCAAATATGGCGACCGACCTGATCCGTCGATTCAGGAACATGACGTGTTGATCGAAGTTGCTGCGGTTGCTGTCAATCCGATTGATACTTACATCCGCGCCGGCAATATCGCTATGGATTTGCCTCTTCCCTACACCCCCGGCTGCGATTTTGCGGGAACCGTCAAAGACGTTGGTAATCAGGTCACGAAATATCACGTTGGTGATCGCGCCTGGGGCAGCAATCAGGGACTCTTCGGAAAGCAAGGCAGCTTTGCAGAACTGATCTCCGTCCATGAAGACTGGATGTATCCGATTCCCGAGGAAGCTTCCTTTGAACAGGCGGCAGCTGGGGCACTGGTTTCCATCACTGCCGCTCTGGGACTGACTACTCATTCCCATCTGGCCGAGGGTGAAACCTTATTCATCAACGGTGGCAGCGGTGGAGTCGGGTCAATCGTTGTTCAGATGGCCAAAGCCATGGGGGCCCACGTCATCACGACGGCTGGCTCGGATGTGAAAGCTGACTATTGTCGAAGTATCGGAGCCGATCTCGTTCTCAATTATCGAGATCCTGAAATGGACCGTCAGTTACAAAGCCATCTCGATCAAAACGGCAAAATCAATTTCTGGTGGGAAACACTTCGCTCTCCCGATATCGCCCGCACGATTCCCTTCATGGAAAAACGCGGTCGCATTGTCGTGATGGCAGGCCGAGAAGCAGAACTCCTGTTTCCACTCGGTCCGTTCTATGTGAACGATTTGAAACTGATCGGCTTCGCCATGTTCAACGCTTCGGCTACCGAGCAGCAGGAAGTCGCCTGTAAAATCAACGATTTTTTCAAAGCTGGCCAGCTGACCATCCCAATCGGTAAAAACCTTTCCCTGAAGGATGCCGCTCTTGCCCATCAACTCCAGGAAAAGAAAACACTCGAAGGCGAAGCCGACTTCCATGGCAAAATTATTCTGACACCGTGACCTCAGTTTAATTCGCTCAATACGATAGGAATGGTAAATCTGGGAGGCTGCGATTCGCTACGACCCCAGTCCCCTTCTCCACTTCTGAACGAACGACTTCCCTTATTTTTCTGATTACAGACTGACCAATGCTTCAACGATTCGTCAAATGGCTGGGCAAACACGAATTGACCACGTTGATTCTGATTGCAGTCATTGGTGGAGGAAGCTGGGGCTTTCTCAAACTTGCTGATGAGGTTTTCGAAGGCGACAGTCAGGATTTTGATCGTGCGGTATTACTCTCATTGAGAAATCCCGATGATCTGACTGATCCGCTCGGACCTCTCTGGTTGGAAGAAGTTGGTCGAGACGTTACGGCTCTGGGTGGCAATGCGATTCTAATTTTTCTGACCATCAGTATCGCTGGCTTTCTCGTGCTTCAGAAACAAAAGTGGGTCGCTCTCTTTCTGGTTTGTGCCGTTGTCAGTGGAATGCTGATGAGCACTGGCCTTAAGCACTTCTTTGATCGCCCTCGTCCAGATCTCGTTCCCCACGGCTCTTACGTTTACACACAAAGTTTTCCTAGTGGACACTCGGCACTTTCTGCCGTCACCTACCTGACTTTGGGAGCCTTACTCGCGCGTGTTCAAACCAGTCGTCGCCTGAAAGCTTATATTCTCCTGCTGGCATGCTTTATCACACTGGCCGTCGGAATCAGCCGAGTCTATCTCGGCGTCCACTGGCCGACTGATGTGATTGCCGGCTGGACTCTGGGAGCGACCTGGGCTGCGATCTGCTGGATGATCTTTCGCTGGTTTCAACGTGAAAAACAGATTGATCAGCCTGAAACATCTGTTGACAGAAAGCCCGCCTGAGACACTGCAGGGAAGCCGACTTATATCAATTCCCGAATCGATTCCCATTCAGAAACGGCCTGCAATATTTCACGTGGGATGTCGGGTTCAAGCCGGAGTACCCCTGGATCGACGAGCGTTCTCAGAATTGTCGATACCAGATTTTCTATCGTAATCGGTTTCGATTTCGGAACACTTCCATCCCGAGACGACTCTCCAATCACCTGCCCCATCGGCAATCCGCCGCCAGCCAGTATCAGCGGAGCCAGGTTTCCCCAATGATCCCGCCCACCATTTTTGTTGATCCGCGGCGTACGTCCCATTTCTCCGCAACAGACCAGTAGAATTTTATCGCTCAATCCCCGCTCGTGCACATCGTCCAGAAATGCAGAGACGGCATGATCAAACGGCCTGCCCATATACCGCATCCCTTCGGCAACTCCCGCATTATTGACATCAGCATGCATATCCCACACAAAGTTAGTTGTGATGGTGACAAACCCTGCACCCCGTTCACAAAGCCTGCGTGAAAGCAAAAGCAGCTTGCCCAGTGATTGCCCGTTATCGACATAATTCTGATAGTTCTTCCACTTCTTGCTGATATTATCGGGACGGGCAATGGGGCTGGTATCATATCGTGCCAGCGTCCGGTCATCTTCCTGTTTCAAATCAAAGGCATCGGCCAAACCACCGAGTATTGTCTCAAATGCCTGTTGACGAAATGGCGTCTGCAGTGAAGTCGAGTCACTCCGATCCCGCTGCCAGCGTAACTGATCGAGTTCTGATAACAACTTTCGGCGATCGTTCAATCGTCGCATCGATATCGAGAGCTGCATATCATCCTGCAAATTTCCTCCCGCTCCTGGAGCAAACGGTGCCAGAGCGGAGGAGTAGTTTCCAGAGGACCCGAACTTCCCAAAATTCATCGTCGTTGGCTGGGCTTCCGGTTCCACCGCTTGTGGATAGAGTGCAATATTTCGAGGCATCCCGGTTACCGGATGATGTGCTCCTGCAATTCGCGAATAGAGCGTTCCAAGATTGGCATCATTCGTCGACTTATGCACGATCGGCTTAATGTCGTGACGGCTATCTCCAGTCGTAAATGAACGGACAATCGCCAGACGATCCGCCATCGTTGCCAGCCGCTTGAATGTGCCACCGAATGTCACTCCCGGCAGATTCGTCTGCACTTCGCCCGTCGTACTGCGAATTTCAACCGGAGCATCCATTTTCGGGTCAAACGTCTCAAATTGACTCGGCCCGCCGTGCATAAAGAGAAAAACGACCGCTTTATCCCGCAACAGCGATCCCATCCCCGCAGCAGAGCCAGCCTGACACATCTGCTCCAGCGTCAATCCTCCCGCCAGAAGGGATCCGACACTCAAAAAGTGCCGTCGCGAACCGAAACGGTTTCCAGCTTGTCTCTGATCGTACAGATGTAGCATTTCATCCTCCAGAATAGCTCAGGAGAAACTTCATTTTGGATCGATAACAGCCCCCTGACACATTCATTCTGCCTGATACAAGTCCTTCACGTCCAGCGGTGAGAGCAGTATTTCCCAGAAATTTTCAGAGACAATAAAATCAATTTTCCAAAGCATTTGCAATTTCAAACCGATTGTTCATAATACCGTCACAGGTGATGACCACCACCCACGGGGGATTAGCTCAGCTGGGAGAGCGTTTGGCTGGCAGCCAAAAGGTCAGGGGTTCAAGTCCCCTATCCTCCATTTTGTCACTTGTTGCCAATTGGTGACACACGGTTCCTGAACCCTTGCAATGGCAAGGGTTTCTTCTTTGGAGAAGGCAGATTCGCGACTGCTTTGGCCTGATCCTGAATTCCAAAATGTGTCTATCGCATTGTCAATCGGATATTAGACCATTTTCAAATGATTTCTGCAGTCGCATGGACATCAAATGGCGTAAAACACTGAGTTTGCTCCTGCCTTACACGCTGCAGTTCATTTTTGAAAATGCTCCAGAATGCCGTAACATTTGCTGTGCTTCAGGAATTGAACAGCCATTCTGCAAGAGTTCGGTAATGTGTCTGTGTCACTCAGCAGCATGGAAGTCTGCCACACCATCATCATCTTTGTACGGAATTCCGCCCCGTTCCAGATCTTTCTTGACCATTAAACAGGTTTTCTTCCGTTCCAGAGTATGTAGTGGTTGTAAGTCCGGAGTCCGATACCATCCGAAGCTGTTCACTAAAAAAGGTGCGTCGAAACGCACCTTTTGATCGTGTCGAGATGACAATTCTCTTATGCAGCGAAAACCAGGACTCGGTGCAGTTCTTCGATGGTCGTTTCGCCCGAGAGGACTTTCTGCTTGGCGGCTTTTTCGAGGGACATCATGCCGCGTTCTGCGGCTAGTTTATGCAGTTCCCGGCTTGATTTGTTCTGGATGATTGCATCGCGAATCTCGCTATCGACAGGCAGAACTTCGAAGACGCCAGTCCGGCCCATGTAGCCGGTGTGGAAGTTGCAGTCGGCTGGAATGCCGCGTTTCAGGGTGACTGATTCCCCTTCATTGGGATCGATTCCCAGGAACTGGCAGGCTGCGGCATCGGGATGGTAGTCTTCGCTGGAATTGCTGCAGACTTTGCGGAGGAGTCGCTGTGAGATCACACAGTTGACGCTATCGGCAATGAACATGGGGGGAATGCCGAAATCGCGGAAGACATCGATGGTAGCGGCTGTTTCGTTGGCGTGCAGCGTGCTCAGGACTCGAATTCCCGTCAAGCCAGCGCGCACGGCAATGTGCGCGGTTTCGGGATCGCGAATTTCGCCAACCATGATAACATCGGGGTCCTGACGCAAAACGCCGCGGAGAGCCTCGGCAAAATTGAAGTCGATTTTTTGATCAACTTGAATCTGGTTGACCCCTTCCATGCGCCGTTCGACCGGGTCTTCAATGGTAATCAGACTTTTGCCGGGATTGTTGAGGAGTTCGAGGCAACTGTACATGGTTGTACTTTTCCCGGAACCGACTGGCCCAACGCTCAAAATCATTCCGTAAGGTGCCTGGATGTATGTGCGAACAGATTCGGCCTGAGCGGGATCGAGTCCGAGCTGGTCGAGGCTGGTGTATTCGCGAGCGTTGGGCATCAAGCGGAGAACGAGCCGCTCGCCATGAAGGGTGGGCCCACCACCGACGCGGATGTCCCGCTGTCCTTTGAGGACGGCATTGGAGATATGTCCATCTTGAGCGACACGACGCTCGGTAATATCCATTCCGGCCATCAACTTCAGTCGCGAAATGACCTGAGAAGTCATCCCAGGTTTTAATTGCAGGATGCCATGCAGAATTCCATCGACACGAAGGCGAACGTGCAAGCCATCGACACGGGGGTCGAAATGGATATCGGTCGCCCCGAGTTCGAAGGCCCGTTCGAGCAGTAAATCGACCAGCGGTCCCGGTCCGACAACATCGATCAAACTTCTGAGTTCTTCCTGGAGGGCTTTCTGGCGAACTTCTCCTCCGGAACCTTGAGAGTTGGTGTTGTCAGATGCGATCTCTTTATCATCATTCATCGTATTAACTCCTCGGTCTGAGCGGCTGTTGAACTCTCGACCATCATCATGATGTGGCGTAGGTATGTTCAATGATCTTCAGTAAATGTTAAATCATCGTTCGTATGTTTTTAATCTCTGCAGAAAAATGAGATTTCAACAGAGTTTGCAAATTGACAGAGAGGCAGATATTCGAGATTGGAAAACGGAATGTTAACGACATTAGAAACCGTATAGATTGCTACGAACCTGAAGGTGAGAAAGGGTTACTGGATGACTCTTTGCCACTTGTCTCTTCAGGCATTGGAGTTGTTGTCGCTGCCGGGCTGGGGACATTTTCGGCTGGCTCAGATGATGTCAGCTCTTCCTGGGGAAGTGAATTATGCGAACTACTCATCTCGACAGTCTCTTCGATTGTGATTTCTTCCAGTGCGGGTTCTGAAGTCCCCGTTTCGCTGGAATCGGAAGAGGTTGGAGCTGGAGCTGGAACTTCCGGGCTCACGACTTCATTGTTCAAAATCCCTGGATTCAGGATAATGACTGCCAGGCCAATGCAGGCAAGCAGGAGGAATCCGGCGACAACCCAGCCAGCCTTTGAGCCCGTGGAATTATTCTTGCCGGACGATGTCAAATTGGAAGTTCCTCGTAATCCTAAGGCGGAACGAGCTTCTTCACGTGTATTGACAATGGTCCAGACCTTATCGAGTGAGGCCAGTTTCAGAACTTCCTTAACCCCATCGTGTGGGCAGACAACACTGATTTTTCCATCTTTAGCCTGAGCGGCCTTCCAGACACGCACAATCAGGGCGACCATC from Rubinisphaera italica includes the following:
- a CDS encoding SDR family NAD(P)-dependent oxidoreductase, yielding MWKIHRKRAVVTGAASGIGRELSLQLAAKKVHLCLIDLQGEKLEETAQLCRAHNVEVQTLCTDMCNEQTPARVTQLVRKELGGLDLLFNNAGISYYGQTDKMSAEQLHRVVGVNFVAPLNLTHALIPLLLEQRRSHIVNIASMFGLFPTQRSTAYHATKYGLIGYSHALRAEYLRYGLGVTAVCPGFVRTELFDSMLRPEGEGKRAPPRWITTTPEIVARKAIRAAERNQRLVPITLAAYVGYHLQRFFPAAVDLGYRLERRKAHPLTVAAELKTPVTVTVESILDANFSADGK
- a CDS encoding NADPH:quinone reductase yields the protein MKAAYIEQTGDPENIKYGDRPDPSIQEHDVLIEVAAVAVNPIDTYIRAGNIAMDLPLPYTPGCDFAGTVKDVGNQVTKYHVGDRAWGSNQGLFGKQGSFAELISVHEDWMYPIPEEASFEQAAAGALVSITAALGLTTHSHLAEGETLFINGGSGGVGSIVVQMAKAMGAHVITTAGSDVKADYCRSIGADLVLNYRDPEMDRQLQSHLDQNGKINFWWETLRSPDIARTIPFMEKRGRIVVMAGREAELLFPLGPFYVNDLKLIGFAMFNASATEQQEVACKINDFFKAGQLTIPIGKNLSLKDAALAHQLQEKKTLEGEADFHGKIILTP
- a CDS encoding GspE/PulE family protein, encoding MNDDKEIASDNTNSQGSGGEVRQKALQEELRSLIDVVGPGPLVDLLLERAFELGATDIHFDPRVDGLHVRLRVDGILHGILQLKPGMTSQVISRLKLMAGMDITERRVAQDGHISNAVLKGQRDIRVGGGPTLHGERLVLRLMPNAREYTSLDQLGLDPAQAESVRTYIQAPYGMILSVGPVGSGKSTTMYSCLELLNNPGKSLITIEDPVERRMEGVNQIQVDQKIDFNFAEALRGVLRQDPDVIMVGEIRDPETAHIAVRAGLTGIRVLSTLHANETAATIDVFRDFGIPPMFIADSVNCVISQRLLRKVCSNSSEDYHPDAAACQFLGIDPNEGESVTLKRGIPADCNFHTGYMGRTGVFEVLPVDSEIRDAIIQNKSSRELHKLAAERGMMSLEKAAKQKVLSGETTIEELHRVLVFAA
- a CDS encoding STAS domain-containing protein; this encodes MAQIESSFELLQDGNVSVLVLLPELNNVQWGDIDAIGTEVLNSMSTQKNPYIIVDLSPLNYMGSAMVALIVRVWKAAQAKDGKISVVCPHDGVKEVLKLASLDKVWTIVNTREEARSALGLRGTSNLTSSGKNNSTGSKAGWVVAGFLLLACIGLAVIILNPGILNNEVVSPEVPAPAPTSSDSSETGTSEPALEEITIEETVEMSSSHNSLPQEELTSSEPAENVPSPAATTTPMPEETSGKESSSNPFSPSGS
- a CDS encoding Gfo/Idh/MocA family oxidoreductase, with protein sequence MPQNSQSSRRSFLKTSAAGAAAGMLTQQLFQANVHAAEETVLKVGLVGCGGRGTGAARDTLSADPNCKIVALADIFKDKAEAAQRQLKATEYADRVDVSPDRIYEGFDAYQQLIDSDVDVVLLATPPGFRPIQVEAAIKAGKHVFCEKPVAVDPVGCRRVFEAGNLAKENGLTLVSGLCWRYEDGMKETIGRIHDGAIGDIQAIYSTRFNAGVDKRQPRTAGMSEIEYQIRNWYYYTWLSADFFAEQFVHELDKISWMMQDVYPEKVLATGGRETRIGEENGNVFDHIAACFYYPSGVRYHAASRQQIGCTNEFQDFVIGTNGTADLMAYKINGPNEWKKRKNVNQMYHNEHVAMYDSIRNQKALNNTEYMVKSSLMGIMARMSAYTGKEVTWEQAWNSSLDLSPTGYTFESTPTDTKVSVPGVTPLV
- a CDS encoding DUF1501 domain-containing protein — encoded protein: MLHLYDQRQAGNRFGSRRHFLSVGSLLAGGLTLEQMCQAGSAAGMGSLLRDKAVVFLFMHGGPSQFETFDPKMDAPVEIRSTTGEVQTNLPGVTFGGTFKRLATMADRLAIVRSFTTGDSRHDIKPIVHKSTNDANLGTLYSRIAGAHHPVTGMPRNIALYPQAVEPEAQPTTMNFGKFGSSGNYSSALAPFAPGAGGNLQDDMQLSISMRRLNDRRKLLSELDQLRWQRDRSDSTSLQTPFRQQAFETILGGLADAFDLKQEDDRTLARYDTSPIARPDNISKKWKNYQNYVDNGQSLGKLLLLSRRLCERGAGFVTITTNFVWDMHADVNNAGVAEGMRYMGRPFDHAVSAFLDDVHERGLSDKILLVCCGEMGRTPRINKNGGRDHWGNLAPLILAGGGLPMGQVIGESSRDGSVPKSKPITIENLVSTILRTLVDPGVLRLEPDIPREILQAVSEWESIRELI
- a CDS encoding phosphatase PAP2 family protein; the protein is MLQRFVKWLGKHELTTLILIAVIGGGSWGFLKLADEVFEGDSQDFDRAVLLSLRNPDDLTDPLGPLWLEEVGRDVTALGGNAILIFLTISIAGFLVLQKQKWVALFLVCAVVSGMLMSTGLKHFFDRPRPDLVPHGSYVYTQSFPSGHSALSAVTYLTLGALLARVQTSRRLKAYILLLACFITLAVGISRVYLGVHWPTDVIAGWTLGATWAAICWMIFRWFQREKQIDQPETSVDRKPA